Proteins encoded together in one Rhinopithecus roxellana isolate Shanxi Qingling chromosome 3, ASM756505v1, whole genome shotgun sequence window:
- the EIF4E1B gene encoding eukaryotic translation initiation factor 4E type 1B, with product MFAVEVSEAKGGIQEWEEEEEKEEEAAERTPMGEKVPNSPRTLLSLRGKARMGIPMEVKLELHLLQNRWALWFFKNDRSRAWQDNLHLVTKVDSVEDFWALYSHIQLASKLSSGCDYALFKDGIQPMWEDSRNKRGGRWLVSLAKQQRHIELDRLWLETLLCLIGESFEEHSREVCGAVVNIRTKGDKIAVWTREAENQAGVLHIGRVYKQRLGLSPKTIIGYQAHADTATKSNSLAKNKFVV from the exons ATGTTTGCTGTTGAG GTGAGTGAAGCTAAGGGTGGAATccaagagtgggaggaggaggaggagaaggaggaggaagcagcaGAGAGGACGCCCATGGGAGAAAAGGTTCCGAACTCTCCCAGGACTTTGCTGTCTCTGAGAGGGAAGGCCCGGATGGGGATCCCCATGGAAGTCAAGCTGGAGCTGCACCTCCTGCAGAATAG GTGGGCTCTGTGGTTCTTCAAGAATGACCGCAGCCGGGCCTGGCAGGACAACCTGCACCTGGTCACCAAGGTGGACAGTGTGGAGGACTTCTGGGC GCTCTACAGTCACATCCAGCTGGCCAGCAAGCTCTCCTCTGGCTGTGACTATGCCCTGTTCAAG GATGGCATCCAGCCCATGTGGGAGGACAGCAGGAATAAGCGGGGTGGCCGCTGGCTGGTCAGCCTGGCCAAGCAGCAGCGCCACATTGAGCTGGACCGGCTGTGGCTGGAGACG CTGCTGTGTCTGATCGGGGAGAGCTTTGAGGAACACAGCAGGGAAGTATGTGGGGCCGTCGTCAACATCCGCACCAAGGGGGACAAGATCGCTGTGTGGACGAGGGAGGCAGAAAACCAGGCGGGCGTGCTGCACATTGG GCGTGTATACAAACAGCGCCTGGGCCTCTCCCCGAAGACCATCATTGGGTACCAGGCCCACGCAGACACAGCCACCAAGAGCAACTCCCTAGCCAAGAACAAGTTTGTGGTGTGA